One genomic segment of Vulgatibacter sp. includes these proteins:
- a CDS encoding acyltransferase, which yields MVVDRILDWTRGGSPLGRQLRRAVVGLSQWSMRPGGLHRALLVERSLRRQLVDELARALYWQPMFAAQCEQTGASFRLEICPDSKLPPVVHCRLRLGEGVRLSARTTFSGARNAPAPAPITIGDHTYVGHRVVIRAGLSLSIGKHCYFASNVFLSGDPGHPLDAAARRTEPAPREDLGTIEIGDDVWIAEGAAVLGNVRIGDGAVVAARAVVTKDVPPRALVAGAPAKVIRILDAPERQKGRTNTAVRLGPAGA from the coding sequence ATGGTGGTGGACCGGATCCTCGATTGGACCCGCGGGGGCTCCCCCCTGGGCCGGCAGCTCCGCCGGGCGGTGGTGGGCCTCTCCCAGTGGTCGATGCGGCCCGGCGGCCTGCACCGCGCGCTCCTGGTGGAGCGCAGCCTGCGCCGCCAGCTCGTCGACGAGCTGGCGCGGGCGCTCTACTGGCAGCCGATGTTCGCCGCGCAATGCGAGCAGACCGGCGCCAGCTTCCGCCTCGAGATCTGCCCCGACTCGAAGCTGCCCCCGGTGGTCCACTGCCGGCTGCGGCTCGGCGAGGGGGTCCGCCTCTCTGCCCGCACCACCTTCTCCGGCGCCCGCAACGCGCCGGCGCCGGCACCGATCACCATCGGCGACCATACCTACGTCGGCCACCGGGTGGTGATCCGCGCCGGGCTCTCCCTCTCCATCGGCAAGCACTGCTATTTCGCCAGCAACGTCTTCCTCTCCGGCGATCCCGGCCATCCCCTCGACGCTGCGGCGCGGCGGACGGAGCCGGCCCCCCGCGAGGATCTCGGCACCATCGAGATCGGCGACGACGTCTGGATCGCCGAGGGGGCCGCGGTGCTGGGCAACGTCCGGATCGGCGACGGCGCGGTGGTGGCGGCCCGGGCGGTGGTGACGAAGGACGTGCCGCCGCGGGCCCTGGTGGCCGGGGCGCCGGCGAAGGTGATCCGGATCCTCGACGCGCCGGAGCGGCAGAAGGGTCGGACCAACACCGCCGTCCGCCTCGGGCCCGCCGGCGCTTGA